A region of the Pseudomonas asiatica genome:
CTGACGCTGACTGTGGATGCCATCGGCAACCTGTTCGCCCGCCGCGCTGGCAGCGACCCCGATGCAGCGCCGGTGATGATGGGCAGCCACCTCGACACCCAACCTGAGGGCGGCCGTTTCGATGGCGTCTACGGTGTGCTGGCAGGCCTTGAAGTGGTGCGCCGGCTCAATGACCTGAACATCCAGACGCGCAAGCCGCTGGAGATCGCCGTATGGACCAACGAGGAGGGCGCCCGCTTCACCCCGGCCATGTTCGGTTCGGCGGTGTTCACCGGTACCCTGGCGCTGGACGAAGCGCTGGCCATTCGCGATGCCGATGGCATCAGCGTCGCCGACGAACTGCAGCGCACCGGTTACGCCGGCCAGCGCCCGCTGGGTGGCCGAGTCGATGCCTATTTCGAGGCCCACATCGAGCAAGGCCCGATCCTTGAAGACAACGCCAAGGCCATCGGCGTGGTCAGCGGCGGGCAGGCTATCCGATGGCTCGACGTCACGGTCGAAGGCTTGGCCGCGCACGCCGGTACCACGCCGATGCCACTGCGCAAGGATGCCCTGTATGGCACCGCGCGGATGATCCAGGCAGTCGAGCAACTGGCTGCCGCTTTTGCCCCTGAAGGCCTGACCACGGTGGGTGAACTGTCCATCGCCAAGTCCTCGCGCAACACCATTCCGGGGCTGCTGCAGTTCACCGTCGACCTGCGTCATCACCGGGATGAAGCCATCGAGGCGATGGAACGCGAGCTGACGTTGAAGCTGCAAGCCATCGCCAATCAGCGCGGGTTGCAGGTGCGTATCGAGCGCCACTGGATCAGCCCGGCCACGCCATTCGATGCCGATTGCGTAGCCGCCGTGCAGCAGGCGGTGGATGGCCTCGGCTATGCCCAGCAGTCGATCGTCAGCGGCGCCGGCCACGACGCCATCCTGCTGGCCCGCTACTGCCCGACCGCCATGGTGTTCATCCCCTGTGTCGGCGGCTTGAGCCACAACGAAGCCGAAGACGTATTGCCCGACGACGCCCGCCAGGGTGCCGATGTACTGCTCAATGCCGTGCTGGCCCGCGCGGGCATTGTCGAACAAGGAGAAGCCTGATGCGTTGCTACTTCCACCCCGAACAACTGCTGCACCACCCACGCAGCTACTACTCGCGCGGCGCCATGCGCACCCCGCAGGAAGTCCCCGAACGCGCCCAGCGCCTGCTGCAGGCGGCCAAGGATCTGGGCTTCGACATCCGTCAGCCTGAGGACGCCGGCCTCGAACCGCTCAAGGCAGTGCATGGCGAGGCCTACCTGGCCTTCCTCGAAGAGGCCCATGCGCGCTGGAAGGAAGTGCCCGAGGACTGGGGCGACGAGGTCATGTCCAACATCTTCGTGCGTGAACCCAACGCCTTGCGCGGCATCCTCGCCCAGGCCGGGCGCTACCTGGCTGACGGCAGCTGCCCTGTAGGCGAACACACCTGGCGCTCGGCCTATTGGTCTGCGCAAAGCGCAGTGGCCGGTGCCAAGGCCATTCTCGACGGCGAGCCGGCGGCCTATGCCCTGTGCCGGCCGCCAGGCCACCATGCGCGCTTCGATGCGGCCGGTGGTTTCTGCTACATCAACAACGCCGCTGTCGCTGCCCAGGCCTTGCGCAGCCGCTACAGCCGCGTGGCCATCCTCGATACCGACATGCACCACGGGCAGGGGATTCAGGAAATCTTCTACGACCGCCGGGATGTGCTGTATGTATCGGTGCATGGCGACCCCACCAACTTCTACCCGGGTGTGGCCGGGTTCGCGGACGAGCGTGGCAGCGGTGCGGGGGAGGGGTACAACCTCAACTTGCCGATGGCGCATGGGGCTAGCGAAGCGGACTTCATGGGCCAGCTGGAGATCGCGCTGGCAGCGGTGAAGGACTTTGGCGCCGAGGTGCTGGTGTTGTCGCTGGGGTTCGATATCTACGAACTCGACCCGCAGAGCAAGGTGGCGGTGACGACTGAAGGGTTTGCGGTATTGGGCGAGCGGATTCGGGCGATGCGCTTGCCGTGCCTGATCGTGCAGGAAGGGGGGTATCACCTGGAGAGCCTGGAGGCGAATGTGCTGGGGTTCTTTGCTGATAAAGCAGATTGGTGATAAGTGCTATATGCCGGCAGCTGTGTTGTCGCTGCCGGCGTCTGTGATGATACTCGGTCTCGGTGAACGAGGATGTACGTGCTGGGCTCTGGAATCAGTTCTGCTTATAGCTCATATCTTTTTTGGGTCAAGAATTCAGGCTCTCGCCAGTTTGGACCTTTGATATAGCCATTTCCACCACGCTGTATCAAACCTTCGTCACTCATTTTCTTAATCAGGTTAATGAGTTGTAGGCAGTCGCCAATGTTCACCCATCCATTTCGATTGTATAGATTGTCGAGTCGTGGATGAGAAATGCCATTTTGCCTGACAAGCCACAGAATTATATCGGTGGGGCTTTCGTTGGTGATTATTTCGCTAATAGTGTTCATTTGTTCTCTCGTGCGATCTGCTGGTCATCTGCTTCAATTGCTTCTGGTGTGTAAAGCAGTTCGAGCTCCGAGGTGAGTTGGTAGTCTTCCAGTGTTGCAGCGTGTGTATTGTTCCATGCTTCACCATCATCGTTCGGCCTGATTTTATCTGGTATTTCAAGGGTGCGAAAGCGCTCCAGCTCCCTTATCTCATGTGTGTAAAAGCGCTTGTCGGTGTCCGTTTCTTGCAACTTGCCCTGTAGGATTTTTTCCAGCCTGTTGATCATGATGTCATTTGCATCGGACGGGCCGAAGCGGCTTGTGTGTAATTTGACTAATTCGATGCCTGTCGCTGTGATTTTGACCTCGCGCCAATCCAGTCGCTCGATAGGTCCACCTGCTTTGTCTGGATTATAAGCTCGCCCGCTATAAGTGCCTATGGTTGTTGCGTCGGGATAGGGAGAATTGAAAACTATGTACAGTGGTGGCAGACCAGATTCTGGCGGGAAGCAGTAAATACAGTCTTTATAATTCGGTGGTTCATAGGCAGGGAGCGGTGTCGCTTCTATCCATGCGGGTCTGAGATTGACCCCCTCATAGGGGTCCGACAGTATCGGGTCACTGGGGGTTGTAGTTGACGACCCGTTCTCGGTATGAATGGGGAAGCTGAGCCTGATTGGAAAATCACTCGATGGAATCGATGTGTAGCTATTGCCTTCTTTATCCATTACTAAGGGGCGTACAGGCACCTTTTTTTCAGCACTTGTGGAGTTTGCGCGGTTCGTAAGAGTATACGTGTCCAGATTGGCATTTATTCGTAGCGGTGATTCAATTGTCCCGTGCTTAAGCGCAATGTCATGAATATTCGTAGGCAAATCAGGAATGAGTAGTTCAGCAGGCATGCTCAGGGCTGAGTCATGGTACAAATCAGCGTTTCCTAATTCTGATGAATAAAAAAATAAACCTATGCCCAGCCTGAAGATTGGGGTTGCAGTAATGCCCAGTGTCTTAACTTTCTCTATTCCTCTAAGGATATGGCTCTGAAGGCTGCCAAATCTGATTGGGTTAGTTGATATTGTGGTTAATGTTGAGCTTAGCACTATTCCGGAGTTGGGTTTTAAGGTGATGGAATTGCCTTGACTGTCTTTGTTGTGGTTGTTTCTTAATATTATTATGGTTTTCTGCTGGAGGTTTTCGTATTCCTTTTTTATTTTTTCAAGGCAGCGATTTAGTACTATTTCAATTTGCGCGGCAGTAATGTTGCTCATTAAAAAGTACAAATCTTCCTCGATCATATAGAAATCTTGGTCGTGCCAGCGGTTAAAGTGAACGACGTTTTCGAAATGCAGTGCTGCTTCGTCAATGCCTATTGTATATATGTGTTCTGCTAAGTATAGGTTGATATTGTGGATGGCTTGTTTGTGGGTTTTGTTATAAAGGAGCAGGAGGAATTTCTTTTGGGCGTAAAGTTGGCTTGCCTGGTCTGGGTAGGATTGTCTTATGTCTGAATAATGTTTATTCAAATAGTTCTCAAATCCAGGAGTGCTCACTGGGCAGGTAGCCTCGATTTCCTGTATCACATTTTTCGCAATGGTCGTTGCGTTGTCGCTGAGCGCATCATATGAAAGCGATGCTATGTTCGGCGGTGTTATAGGTAGTGTGAACGGGCTGTCCCAAGAAAGGATGTCCTCAAAGTCATATGTAAAAGGCGCGGCTGAGTATATTTCTTGCAGTTCCTGGCTTGTTAGTGTTCTGCGTGAGGTCACGTCTATTTCCCTTGAAGAAGCCTTGAGGTACTAAACCTTGAGGCTTTCGCAAGAAGGGCGGCAGGTGGAATAGATGCACTGCTATTGAGTAGCGAGCGCGACACCAACAGAAATCGTAGATGCCGATGGCTGGTGGGTGTAAGAAGATGGGTTAAGCTGTTGGATCAAGGGAGTTAGACATCTAGTTTTTGTTATAGGCACTCGTTGGCTGAAGTATCCCTGAGGTTTATGGAATAGGTGACGCAGACTGCGGAGGGAGTTGGCCTGCACCTGTGGCAGCGGGCATGTCCGTGAAGAAGCCAGCGTGGCTCAAGCGTGGAGTGTGCAGCTATCGGTGGCAGGCGTAGGCTGGGGGAACCAGAATCTTCGCATCAGGCGCCATCCCTTGGGCAATCCCTGCACAGACTGCAAGCACCAGAGAATCCCCCTGTTCCCCTGTTCCCCCCCCCCACTGCACGCCTAGGCCTAGTTGATGTGCAGAGCGGCGCTCGATCTCACAGGTGCTGAAAAGGTTGCGGCGAACTACACCCCACCCCGCCGCACATGCTTCACCAACACCTTCTCCAGCAACTCCCACATCGCCGGCTCGGTACTGAACGCCACGTTGAACCGCATCCACCCGGTCGCTTTGGCATCGACCATGAACAACTGCCCGGGCCCGAGCATGATGCCTTTCTCCAACGCATCATCCAGCAACGCCGCGCTGTCTGGAATCGCCGGGTGGCGGGTCCAGATATACATCCCTTCATCCGACTCGATGAACAGCTCGAAGCCCAGCCGATGCAGATGCCGGCCAACTTCCTGGTGCGCCTCGGCCAGCCGCTGGCGCAGGCGCTTGAGGTGCTTGCGCCAGCGCCCGTCGATGATCGCGGCATACACCACGCGCTCCATCACCTGCGAGGTGGTCAGGCCAGAGCGCATTTTCAGGTGCAGCAGCTTCTGCATCAGCTCGGGGTTGGCCAGCATGTAGCCGACCCGCACATTGGGCGAAATGCTCTTGGAGTAGCTGCCCACGTACACCACCTGCTGCAGGTGGTCGAGGCTGGCCAGGCACGGCTGCGGTTCGGCGACCATGTCGGCGTACAGGTTGTTCTCCACCAGGCGGAAGCCGTGCTGGCTGGCCAGTTGCAGCAGGCGGTGCAGCTGCGGTAGCGGCGTGCGCGAGCAGGTCGGGCTGTGCAGGTGCGGCTGGGTGAAGAATGCAGTGGGGCGGTGATGGGTGAGCAACTGTTCCAGCTGGTTCAGGTCGTAGCCGGCCGGTGTGCGCGGCACGCCGACCAGGGTCGCGCCCTGGGTACGCAGGATGCTCATCAGGTTGGGGTAACCGGGGTCGTCCACCAGCACCACGTCGCCCGGGCGCACCAGGGTGCGCGCGGCCAGGTCCAGGGCCTGGCTGGCGCCATGGGTAAGCATCAGCTGCGCCGGGTTGGCAACGATCGACAGTTCCTGCTGCAGGTTCTGTGCGGTCAGTGCACGCAGCTCCATCAGACCCATGGGGTCGCCGTAGCCCGACAGCTCCAGCGGGCTGCCGGCCACCTGGCGCAGGCCGCGGCGCAGGCCGTCTTCGTACATCCAGTCGTTGGGCAGCCAGCCGCAGCCTGGCTTGAACGGCAACTGGCGGATTTCGAAGATCTGCTGCAGGTACCACTCGGAGTTGAACGTTGGTCGACTGGTGTCGGCCTCGGCGTTGTGCGGGTCGAGCAATTCGCCCGCCGCGCGGTTGACGAAGAACCCCGCATTGCCCCGGCTCACCAGCAGGCCCTGGGCGACCAGACGGTCGTAGGCCTCGACCACGGTGAAGGTGCTCACCGAATAGCTCGCGGCAAAGGCGCGGATCGAGGGGACCTTGGCGCCTGGCTTGAGGGTCTGGTTGTCGATCAGCTCGCGCAGCCCGTCGATGATCTGGTTCACCAGCGGGGTCGAGGAGTCTGGATGTAATTCGAACATTTGGGCCTTCAGGTTGCGTATCGCCCGGCGTTTGCAAGGTGTATTGCAAGGGCGACCTGTACAGTGCAGTGCGAGTTTCATGCCACTGTGCATGGCTCTCTGCGTCGGACATTTTTACATTAGGTGTCAGATATCGCCACCTAAAGCATGTTCAGTTCGCTCCAGGCGCCTGCCCTGGGGCGCGTCAGCAGGCCGCCATGGAAGGCCTGCGTGTGTTCGCTCACACCATCCTGCGCGCATTAGCACTGATGTACGTGAAACCGCCAGCCATCGGGGTTTCACAGTTTTCCTTGGATAAAAAGAAGCACGGGGTACACAACTGATGGACGCAACATCCACAACCACCACCGCGAAAAGCGGGCATGAGAGCAAGCTCAGTGCCTCGCTCAAGTCGCGCCACCTGACGATGATGTCGATCGCCGGGGTTATCGGCGGCGCCTTGTTCGTCGGTTCCGGCAGCGTGATTCACAGCGCCGGCCCAGCTGCTGTGCTGGCCTACCTGGCAGGCGGCATCCTGGTGGTACTGATCATGCGCATGCTGGGTGAAATGGCGACTTCCTCGCCAGACACCGGTTCGTTCTCCACCTACGCCGATCGCGCCATCGGCCGTTGGGCCGGTTTCACCATCGGCTGGCTGTACTGGTGGTACTGGGTCATCCTCATGGCCTGGGAAGCTTATGTGGCGGGCAAGATCCTGCATGGTTTCTTCCCCGACGTCAGCGTCAACGTGTTCGTGCTGGCCACGACCCTGTTGCTGATCACCGTCAACTTCTTCAACGTCAAGCACTACGGTGAGTTCGAGTTCTGGTTCGCCTTGATCAAGGTGATCGCGATCGTCTGCTTCCTGATCGTGTGTACCGCTGCCGTGCTGAACATCTGGCAGTTCGGTGAAGTGCGTGGCATCAGCCACCTCACCGCCGAAGGCTTCATGCCCAATGGCATCACCACCGTGATCGGTGCCTTGCTCGGGGTGATGTTCGCCTTCCTCGGCGCGGAAATCGTCACCATCGCCGCTTCCGAAGCCAAGGACCCGGCCGCGCAGATCGTCAAGGCGACCAACTCGGTGGTCTGGCGTGTGTGCCTGTTCTACGTGGGTTCGATCTTCCTGATCGTCTGCCTGGTACCGTGGAACGATCCGCACCTGGGCGTTTCCGGCTACGGCGCCTACCGCCGCACCCTGGAGCTGTTGGGCGTGCCGTATGCCGAGCTGCTGATGAACTTCGTGGTGCTGACCTCGGTGAGCAGCTGCCTGATCTCGGGCCACTACACCGCTTCGCGCATGCTGTTCTCCCTGGCCCAGCGTGGCGACGCGCCGTCGTTCTTCAAGATCACCCGCGCCGGCACCGGTGTACCGGTGTACGCGATCATGGGTTCGTGCGCCGTGGCCGTGGTGTGTGCGCTGATCAACTTCAGCGAGACCCTGCGCCCGAAAGACGTGCTGGAAACCCTGATGAACACCACCGGCATGATTGCCCTGCTGGTGTACCTGGTGATTGCCTTCTCGCAGCTGCGCATGCGCCGCAAGCTGATTGCCGAAGGCAAGGAAGTACGCCTGAAGATGTGGCTGTTCCCATGGCTGACCTACCTGGTGATCGCGTTCATCGTGGCCGCCCTGGTGACCATGGCCTTCATGCCTGACTACCAGATCCTGGTGATTTCCACCGGTATCGCCGCGGCAATCGTGGTGGCGATGGGTGTGGTGCATCAGATCCGCACTGGCAAGCAGCACTAAGCGTCACTCGCTTCTCGAAACGGCCGGCTCCCTCAGGGACCCGGCCGTTTTGCGTTGTTGGGCCAGGGGTATATGGCCGCCTGTTACATGGCATATGCTGAATACATTGCCCGCCCAGAGGAGCTTCACATGGCCTGGTCCGCCACCCAGTATTCGCAATTCGAAGACGAGCGTACCCGCGCGGTGCGTGACCTGCTGGCCGCTGTACCGGCACGCCCGGTACGCCACGCCACCGACCTGGGCTGTGGCCCTGGCAATTCCACCGAGGTGCTGCTGCAACGTTACCCGGATGCCCAGGTGACGGCCCTGGACAGCGACCCGGACATGATCGACAAGGCCCGCGAGCGCAAACGGCTGTGCATCCCCCGCGTGCGCACAGTCATCGCTGACATTGCCGGCTGGTCCGCCCCCGAGCCGCAGGACCTGATCCTGGCCAATGCCTCGCTGCAATGGGTACCCGACCACGCCTCGCTGTACCCGCACCTGGTGCGCCAGCTGAGCGAAGGTGCCAGCCTGGCCGTGCAGACCCCGGACAACCTCGATGAGCCGGCCCACCGGCAACTGCGCGAAATCGCCAGCCAGGGCCCCTGGGCGGCGAAGTTCGCTGATTTCCAGCTGCCGCCACGGCACAGCGCGGCGTTCTACTACGACCTGCTCAGCCCGCTGTGTGCGCGGGTGGATGTGTGGCGCACCACCTACCACCACCCGTTGGCCGGTGGCGCGGAAGCCGTGGTGGAGTGGTTCAAGGGTTCGGCCTTGCGTCCGTACCTGGGGCGGTTGGAGGAGCAGGAGCAGGCGGATTTCCTGCAGATGTACCTGCAGGCGATGCAGCGCGACTACCCGCCGGCCACCGATGGCAAGGTGCTGTTGCCGTTCCCGCGGCTGTTCGTGATCGCTACCCGCTAGGGCGGCGCCAGCGCCAGGCCACGTAGCTGTAGATGCCGAGGTTGAGCAGCAGCACGAAAGTGCCCAGCAGCAGCTGGATGTGCGGTGTCAGCCCGGCGGGGTAGATCAACGGCCAGATATAGTGCTCGACGAAGCCGCCCTGGTAGCCCGCGTCACCAGCCGTGCTACGCATGCGGTTTTCCCAGGTGGTCAGCGGGCAGCCCAGGTGCAGGCATTCCACCGCCAGGCCCCAGGCCAGCGCCGGCAGGTGCAGCAGCAGGGCAGGGCGCCAGCGCAGTACCAGCAGGCCGCCGAACAGCACCAGCAGGATGAAGAGCAGGTGCAGCAGGACCAGGCTGTCGGCGGCAAGGCGGTAGAGCATGGTTTGTGTGCCGAGGGTTGAGGTTATCCCAGCATAGTTGGGTTGCCTGTACCGGCCTCTTCGCGGGTGAACCCGCTCCCACAGGTACTCCACAGAGCTTGAGAGCTGTGGAATACCTGTGAGAGCTGCCTGTATTGGTCTCCCACAGGTACCGTGCCAATCTGAGCCTTAGTGCGGCCCCTGTGGGAGCGGGTTTACCCGCGAAGAGGCGGCACAGGCTTACAACCCTTCCTCCACCATCTGCAGGAAGGTCGCCACCACCCGCCGCGTGCGCTGCTCGCTCAGGCACACCAGGGTCTCGGTCAGGTGCCGCTGGCAATCGACGATCGGCAAGGCGCACACCCGCGCATCCGCACCAAACTCCGCCGCCGACACCACCCCCACACCAATCCCCACCACCACCGCTTCCCGCGCCGCTTCCCGGCCTTCCACCTGGATCGCCGGGCGAATCCGCAGCCCGGCCCGTTGCATTTCTTCTTCCAGCGTCTGCCGCGTCACCGACCCGGGCTCGCGCAGCACCAGCGGCGTATCGTCCAGGTCCGCCAGGCTGATCGCGCCGCGGCTGGCCCATGGGTGCTGGTGCGAGACGAACGCCACCATCGGGTCGCGGCGCAGCGGCAGGCAGTGCAGCCGCTCATCGTCGACGTCCCGCCCCAGCAGGGCCAGGTCGGCCTGGTAGCTGAACAGCCGGGCCAGCGACTCGTCGGTGTTGCCAGTCTCGATCTTCACCTGGATACCCGGGTAGCGCTGGCAGAAGCGGGCGATCTGCGGCAGCACGTGCACCGGCGCATCCACCGCCAGCACCAGGCTGCCGGTGTGCAGCGCACGCGAATCCTGCAGCAGTTCATGGGCTTCGGCCTCGCAGGCGAACAGGCGCTGGCTGATGCCCAGCAGGCGCTCGCCGAGGTCGGTGAGCTGCACCGAACGCTTGTTGCGGTGGAACAGCAAGACGCCGAAGCGCTCCTCCAGTTTGCGCACCTGGTCCGACACCGCGGGCTGGGTAAGAAACAGCTTTTCGGCGGCGCGGGTAAAGCTGCCGTGAACGGCCACGGCATGGAAGGCCTTGAGTTGTGCGTGGGAAACCGACATGACGACCTCAGTAACAAGCTGGGCTTATGTGTGAAATACGATAAATCGATTTTATTTATCTTAGCGCAACTGTTTCCATGCATGTCAGCCCGACGCTGGTATCACAAGTGCCGCCAGGGCCATGGCACCCACACGGCGCCATCTGACCCGATGACAGCCTCGTCATCGCTGTGCGTAACACAAGAACAAGACAGGCGTTTCTTCACATTCTGCCGGCACACTCAAGCAAGAGGTCAGACTTACATGAACCAATCCCTAGCCGCGTTCAAACGCTGGCGTATCCAGATTTTCGCCATTACCTGGCTGGCCTACGCCGCCTTCTACTTCACCCGCAAGGCCTTCTCGGTGGCCAAGCTGGGCATCGGTGAAGACCCCAACTTCATGCTCGACAAGGCCGCCATGGCCAACCTCGACGCCATCTACCTGACCGCCTACGCCGTAGGCCAGTTCACCTGGGGCATGCTTGCCGACCGCTTTGGCCCACGCGTGGTGGTGCTCGGCGGCCTGCTGATTTCTGCTGCTGCGGCGGTGGTGATGGGCAGTTACGCCACCTTCCCGATCTTCGCCACCTGCATGCTGGTGCAGGGCCTGGCGCAATCCACCGGCTGGGCCGGGTTGTGCAAGAACATCGGCAGCTTCTTCCCGGCGTCGCAGCGTGGGCGGGTGCTGGGCCTGTGGAGTTCCTGCTATGCCTTCGGCGGCCTGGTGGCCTCCCCGTTCGCCGGCTGGTGGGCCTATACCCTGGTCGGTACCTGGCACGCGGCGTTCTTCTCCAGTGCCGCGGTGGTGGCGCTGGTGGCCGTGCTGTTCTTCTTCCTGCAGCGCAACAAGCCTGAAGACGTCGGCCTGCCGGCGGTGGAGCCCGAGCCGCAGAGCATGGCCCCGGCCGGCAACCTGTGCAGCGTGTGGGCGCCGCTGAAGGAGATCATGCGCAACCGCACGGTGCTGACCCTGGGGCTGGCGTACTTCCTGTTGAAGCCGGCGCGCTACGCCATCCTGCTGTGGGGGCCGGTGATCGTCTTCGAGCAGATGCCCTCGGTGGGCAAGGTGGGGGCAGCAATCATCCCGACAGCCTTCGAACTGGCCGGGCTGCTCGGCCCGATCATCATCGGCCTGGCCTCCGACAAGCTGTTCGGCGCCCGGCGCATGCCGGCTTGTGTCATCAGCCTGGTGTTGCTGACCGTGGCGTTGGCGGCGTTCATGGCGGCCATGCACACCGGCAGCGTGATCCTGGTGGTGGCCCTGCTGTTCGTCATGGGCCTGACCCTGTACGGGCCGGACTCGATGATCAGCGGCGCTGCGGCCATCGACTTCGGCACCGCCAAGGCTGGCGCTACCGCAGCTGGCTTCGTCAACGGCTGCGGTTCGGTGGGGGCGGTGCTTGGCGGGCTGCTGCCGGGGTACTTCGATGGTGTCACGGTGTTCATCGTGTTCGCCGGCTGCGCGCTGTTCTCGGCGCTGGTGCTGCTGCCGCACTGGAACAGCCGCCCGGCCAGCGCTGCGCAAAGCACTGACGTGGCCCCGAATACCAGCATGGCAATCAAGCCACTGCGTACCTGAAAGGAAAGCGAGCGAATGAGACCCTTCTGGCTGCAACAGGCCCTGGATTCGGCGCAAGAGGCGGTGTGCCCACCGCTGCAAGGCGATGCCCGGTGCGATGTGTGCATCGTCGGCGGCGGCTATACCGGCCTGTGGACCGCGCTGATGCTCAAGGAAGCGGTGCCGGCCCTGGATATCGTGCTGATCGAGGCCGATATTTGCGGTGCCGGTGCCAGTGGCCGCAATGGTGGCTGTGCGTTGTCCTGGTCGGCCAAGTACTTCACCCTCGAGCGGCTGTTCGGGGTGGCCGAGGCGGTGCGCCTGGTGCGTGAGTCCGAGCGCAGCATAGGTGAGATCGGCGCGTTCTGCGCGGCCAATGGCATCGATTGCGACTACCGCCTGGACGGCACGCTGTACACCGCCACCAATGCCGCGCAGGTCGGCGCCACCGACGCGGTGATCGCCGCGCTGGAGCAAAAGGGGATCAATTCGTTTCGCCGCCTGCCGCTGCAGCAGGTGCAGCGCCTGGCGGGTTCGGCGCGGCACCTGGAAGGCTGGTTCTCGCCGGCCGCGGCCACGGTGCAGCCGGGCAAGCTGGTGCGCGGCCTGCGCCGGGTGGCCTTGCAGCGCGGCGTGCGCATCCATGAGGGCACCGCCATGACCGGCCTGGAGCACGGCGCCCCGGTGCAGGTGCGCACAGCCCATGGCACGGTGCGCGCCGACCGCGTGGTATTGGGCCTGAATGCCTGGATGGCGCGGGCTTTCCCACAGTTCGAGCGCAGCGTGGCGATTGTTTCCAGCGACATGGTAATCACCGAACCTTGCCCCGAGCTGTTGCACCAGGTCGGCCTGGACAGCGGCATCAGCGTGCTCGATTCACGGATATTCGTGCATTACTACCACAACACCTCCGATGGTCGGCTGATGCTCGGCAAGGGCGGCAATACCTTCGCCTATGGCGGGCGCATGCTGCCGGTGTTCGACCAGCCGTCGCCGTACCGGCCGCTGCTGCGTGAAAGCCTGGGCGGATTTTTCCCGGCGCTGGCCGAGGTGCCGCTGGCGGCCAGCTGGAACGGGCCGTCCGACCGCTCGGTGACCGGTTTGCCGTTCTTTGGCCGGCTGGACGGGCAGGGCAACGTGTTCTACGGCTTTGGTTACTCCGGCAGCGGCGTCGGGCCGTGCCACATGGGCGGGCAGATTCTGTCGTCGCTGGCACTGGGGCTGGACAACCCATGGACCCGTTCGCCGCTGGTCAAGGGGCCGCTGGGGCTGTTCCCGCC
Encoded here:
- a CDS encoding LysR substrate-binding domain-containing protein, whose amino-acid sequence is MSVSHAQLKAFHAVAVHGSFTRAAEKLFLTQPAVSDQVRKLEERFGVLLFHRNKRSVQLTDLGERLLGISQRLFACEAEAHELLQDSRALHTGSLVLAVDAPVHVLPQIARFCQRYPGIQVKIETGNTDESLARLFSYQADLALLGRDVDDERLHCLPLRRDPMVAFVSHQHPWASRGAISLADLDDTPLVLREPGSVTRQTLEEEMQRAGLRIRPAIQVEGREAAREAVVVGIGVGVVSAAEFGADARVCALPIVDCQRHLTETLVCLSEQRTRRVVATFLQMVEEGL
- a CDS encoding MFS transporter, which gives rise to MNQSLAAFKRWRIQIFAITWLAYAAFYFTRKAFSVAKLGIGEDPNFMLDKAAMANLDAIYLTAYAVGQFTWGMLADRFGPRVVVLGGLLISAAAAVVMGSYATFPIFATCMLVQGLAQSTGWAGLCKNIGSFFPASQRGRVLGLWSSCYAFGGLVASPFAGWWAYTLVGTWHAAFFSSAAVVALVAVLFFFLQRNKPEDVGLPAVEPEPQSMAPAGNLCSVWAPLKEIMRNRTVLTLGLAYFLLKPARYAILLWGPVIVFEQMPSVGKVGAAIIPTAFELAGLLGPIIIGLASDKLFGARRMPACVISLVLLTVALAAFMAAMHTGSVILVVALLFVMGLTLYGPDSMISGAAAIDFGTAKAGATAAGFVNGCGSVGAVLGGLLPGYFDGVTVFIVFAGCALFSALVLLPHWNSRPASAAQSTDVAPNTSMAIKPLRT
- a CDS encoding FAD-dependent oxidoreductase; this translates as MRPFWLQQALDSAQEAVCPPLQGDARCDVCIVGGGYTGLWTALMLKEAVPALDIVLIEADICGAGASGRNGGCALSWSAKYFTLERLFGVAEAVRLVRESERSIGEIGAFCAANGIDCDYRLDGTLYTATNAAQVGATDAVIAALEQKGINSFRRLPLQQVQRLAGSARHLEGWFSPAAATVQPGKLVRGLRRVALQRGVRIHEGTAMTGLEHGAPVQVRTAHGTVRADRVVLGLNAWMARAFPQFERSVAIVSSDMVITEPCPELLHQVGLDSGISVLDSRIFVHYYHNTSDGRLMLGKGGNTFAYGGRMLPVFDQPSPYRPLLRESLGGFFPALAEVPLAASWNGPSDRSVTGLPFFGRLDGQGNVFYGFGYSGSGVGPCHMGGQILSSLALGLDNPWTRSPLVKGPLGLFPPEPIRYLGSLMVRNAIRRKERAEDRGLRPRRLDVRLARFAAAAGKADKG